The sequence below is a genomic window from Daphnia pulicaria isolate SC F1-1A chromosome 6, SC_F0-13Bv2, whole genome shotgun sequence.
aattcttttccttcatgagtgtctttatagattcattgattttaaagactttaaatagtgtattggacatcgaattaacatatcatgtaacaagaaatttgtttaaacttgtaaaacaatcagaatcgtcatttcaaattcattgaagttgtgttttcagttcctggaagattttctatcaacccttatttctatttcttttccttcatgcatgtctgaatagattcattgattttaaagactttaaatagtgtattggacatcgaattaacatatcgtgtaacaagaaatttgtttaaccttgtaaaacaatcagaatcgtcatttcaaattcattgaagttgtgttttcacttcccggaagattttctatcaactcttatttctatttcttttccttcatgagtgtcttaatagattcattgattttaaagacttgaaatagtgtattggacatcgattaacatatcctgtaacagggaaacccttaaaatttgtaaaacaatcagaatcgtcatttcaaattcattgaagtagggattttcagttcctggaagattttctatcaacccttatttctatttcttttccttcatgcatgtctgaatagattcattgattttaaagactttaaatagtgtaatggacatcgaattaacatatcatgtaacaggaaatttgtttaaccttgtaaaacaatcagaatcgtcatttcaaattcattgaagttgtgttttcacttcccggaagattttctatcaactcttatttctatttcttttccttcatgagtgtcttaatagattcattgattttaaagacttgaaatagtgtattggacatcgattaccatatcctgtaacagggaaacccttgaaatttgtaaaacaatcagaatcgtcatttcaaattcattgaagtagtgattttcagttcctggaagattttctatcaacccttatttctatttcttttccttcatgcatgtctgaatagattcattgattttaaagactttaaatagtgtattggacatcgaattaacatatcgtgcaacaggaaatttgtttaaacttttaaaacaatcagaatcgtcatttcaaattcattgaagttgtgttttcacttcccggaagattttctatcatttcttatttctaattcttttccttcatgagtgtctttataaattcattgattttaaagacttgaaatagtgtattggacatcgaattaacatatcatgtaacaagaaatttgtttaaacttgtaaaacaatttatatcgtcatttcaaattcattgaagtagtgattttcagttcctggtagattttctatcaacccttatttctatttcttttccttcatgcatgtctgaatagattcattgattttaaagactttaaatagtgtaatggacatcgaattaacatatcgtgtaacaggaattttttttaaccttgtaaaacaatcagaatcgtcatttcaaattcattgaagttgtgttttcacttcccggaagattttctatcaactcttatttctatttcttttccttcatgagtgtcttaatagattcattgattttaaagacttgaaatagtgtattggacatcgattaacatatcctgtaacagggaaacccttaaaatttgtaaaacaatcagaatcgtcatttcaaattcattgaagtagggattttcagttcctggaagattttctatcaacccttatttctatttcttttccttcatgcatgtctgaatagattcattgattttaaagactttaaatagtgtaatggacatcgaattaacatatcatgtaacaggaaatttgtttaaccttgtaaaacaatcagaatcgtcatttcaaattcattgaagttgtgttttcacttcccggaagattttctatcaactcttatttctatttcttttccttcatgagtgtcttaatagattcattgattttaaagacttgaaatagtgtattggacatcgattaccatatcctgtaacagggaaacccttgaaatttgtaaaacaatcagaatcgtcatttcaaattcattgaagtagtgattttcagttcctggaagattttctatcaacccttatttctatttcttttccttcatgcatgtctgaatagattcattgattttaaagactttaaatagtgtattggacatcgaattaacatatcgtgcaacaggaaatttgtttaaacttttaaaacaatcagaatcgtcatttcaaattcattgaagttgtgttttcacttcccggaagattttctatcatttcttatttctaattcttttccttcatgagtgtctttataaattcattgatttaaaagacttgaaatagtgtattggacatcgaattaacatatcatgtaacaagaaatttgtttaaacttgtaaaacaatttatatcgtcatttcaaattcattgaagtagtgattttcagttcctggaagattttctatcaacccttatttctatttcttttccttcatgcatgtctgaatagattcattgattttaaagactttaaatagtgtattggacatcgaattaacatatcgtgtaacaagaaatttgtttaaccttgtaaaacaatcagaatcgtcatttcaaattcattgaagttgtgttttcacttcccggaagattttctatcaactcttatttctatttcttttccttcatgagtgtcttaatagattaattgattttaaagacttgaaatagttattggacatcgattaacatatcctgtaacagtgaaacccttgaaatttgtaaaacaaacagaatcgtcatttcaaattcattgaagtagtgattttcagttcctggtagattttctatcaacccttatttctatttcttttccttcatgcatgtctgaatagattcattgattttaaagactttaaatagtgtattggacatcgaattaacatctcgtgtaacaagaaatttgtttaaccttgtaaaacaatcagaatcgtcatttcaaattcattgaagttgtgttttcacttcccggaagattttctatcaactcttatttctatttcttttccttcatgagtgtcttaatagattcattgattttaaagacttgaaatagtgtattggacatcgattaacatatcctgtaacagggaaacccttaaaatttgtaaaacaatcagaatcgtcatttcaaattcattgaagtagggattttcagttcctggaagattttctatcaacccttatttctatttcttttccttcatgcatgtctgaatagattcattgattttaaagactttaaatagtgtaatggacatcgaattaacatatcatgtaacaggaaatttgtttaaccttgtaaaacaatcagaatcgtcatttcaaattcattgaagttgtgttttcacttcccggaagattttctatcaactcttatttctatttcttttccttcatgagtgtcttaatagattcattgattttaaagacttgaaatagtgtattggacatcgattaccatatcctgtaacagggaaacccttgaaatttgtaaaacaatcagaatcgtcatttcaaattcattgaagtagtgattttcagttcctggaagattttctatcaacccttatttctatttcttttccttcatgcatgtctgaatagattcattgattttaaagactttaaatagtgtattggacatcgaattaacatatcgtgcaacaggaaatttgtttaaacttttaaaacaatcagaatcgtcatttcaaattcattgaagttgtgttttcacttcccggaagattttctatcatttcttatttctaattcttttccttcatgagtgtctttataaattcattgattttaaagacttgaaatagtgtattggacatcgaattaacatatcatgtaacaagaaatttgtttaaacttgtaaaacaatttatatcgtcatttcaaattcattgaagtagtgattttcagttcctggtagattttctatcaacccttatttctatttcttttccttcatgcatgtctgaatagattcattgattttaaagactttaaatagtgtaatggacatcgaattaacatatcgtgtaacaggaattttttttaaccttgtaaaacaatcagaatcgtcatttcaaattcattgaagttgtgttttcacttcccggaagattttctatcaactcttatttctatttcttttccttcatgagtgtcttaatagattaattgattttaaagacttgaaatagtgtattggacatcgattaacatatcctgtaacagtgaaacccttgaaatttgtaaaacaaacagaatcgtcatttcaaattcattgaagtagtgattttcagttcctggaagattttctatcaacccttatttctatttcttttccttcatgcatgtctgaatagattcattgattttaaagactttaaatagtgtattggacatcgaattaacatatcgtgtaacaagaaatttgtttaaccttgtaaaacaatcagaatcgtcatttcaaattcattgaagttgtgttttcacttcccggaagattttctatcaactcttatttctatttcttttccttcatgagtgtcttaatagattcattgattttaaagacttgaaatagtgtattggacatcgattaacatatcctgtaacagggaaacccttaaaatttgtaaaacaatcagaatcgtcatttcaaattcattgaagtagtgattttcagttcctggaagattttctatcaactcttatttctatttcttttccttcatgcatgtctgaatagattcattgattttaaagactttaaatagtgtaatggacatcgaattaacatatcatgtaacaggaaatttgtttaaccttgtaaaacaatcagaatcgtcatttcaaattcattgaagttgtgttttcacttcccggaagattttctatcaactcttatttctatttcttttccttcatgagtgtcttaatagattcattgattttaaagacttgaaatagtgtattggacatcgattaccatatcctgtaacagggaaacccttgaaatttgtaaaacaatcagaatcgtcatttcaaattcattgaagtagtgattttcagttcctggaagattttctatcaacccttatttctatttcttttccttcatgcatgtctgaatagattcattgattttaaagactttaaatagtgtattggacatcgaattaacatatcgtgcaacaggaaatttgtttaaacttttaaaacaatcagaatcgtcatttcaaattcattgaagttgtgttttcacttcccggaagattttctatcatttcttatttctaattcttttccttcatgagtgtctttataaattcattgattttaaagacttgaaatagtgtattggacatcgaattaacatatcatgtaacaagaaatttgtttaaacttgtaaaacaatttatatcgtcatttcaaattcattgaagtagtgattttcagttcctggtagattttctatcaacccttatttctatttcttttccttcatNNNNNNNNNNNNNNNNNNNNNNNNNNNNNNNNNNNNNNNNNNNNNNNNNNNNNNNNNNNNNNNNNNNNNNNNNNNNNNNNNNNNNNNNNNNNNNNNNNNNGACGTAAGGCCAACAGTACATAACAGTAAGGGCGCATTGCGCCAACAACGGGCTGCCTGCCCGGAAGATTATTCGCCTTGCCTGTGCGAATTGACTGCCAACGGGATCGAAGTCACTTGCGTCGATATTCCCGTCGCCGATATTGCCAACGTCTTTTACCGCACCCGAAACATCGACCTATATACCAGGTCGTCTTATGACGGCCTCTGGTTCGGGATCTGTCGATTTGCCCACCGACCTCTTGAAAGACAAACGCGTTGAACGCATTTACCTGGGCTGCCAGGTCAATGCTTCCCCCAAACTCGGCCTCACTATTGCGCCTTCGACTTTTGAATTCACGCGGTACAACACGACCGTCTTCGGCATCTTGAACTGCGATCTGGCCGGACAGACGGACATGCAATACCTGaacgattttttaattctcaacACTTTGAGAATTGACGATTGCGATAAAATGGAAGCCATCGAAAGCCTACCCACTTCTACCTTACCCGCCCTCAAGGAAATGATTGTCGTCAACTGCACAGGACTGGAAAATGTCACCTTTCCCGATTTGACTCCGGCCAGATTGGAGCTGTTGCAATTGGAAGGCAACGGGTTGACCGATGCGGCCGTCAACAGCATTTTAGTTTCCGTTGCCAGTTCCTCGTCGTCCAGTTCATTGCAGAAATTGGTTTTGTCGAATGAGTACACGATGACCAAAGTCCCAAGGATCGCCTCTTTCTCTAAATTGGCTTTGTATGACGTCAGTTTCAACGCCATCCCTTTCATGAgccaatcaaatttgattttcaacgCACCTGTTAACTTGGTCGGCCTCAAAAATATCGGATTGCCCGCCAGGGATCGAAGGAGGGGCTTTCTTGGGTAAGCCTGTGTTTAAGTAACGCAAATAAAATGTCTTTCtctgtttatctttttttacatcTTTTTGGGCAGGTGACTACTCAAAGGCATTTGTCTACTTGGAGAACAATAAACTGACCGAGTTTAGGGAGGACGTCTTCAAATCGATGCTGCAGCAGATGGCCGCTCAGCCTGTCGGTTCTGGAGGTCAAGTTTTCGTCACTGGAAGTAATTCAAAATTGATTGAGACATGGCCGTATGTTGCTGACATGATATACTGACTCGCATTTTTCTACAGATCCTTTTGATTGCGGTTGCGGTTTGGCCTGGTTGATCCGAGACAATCCAGCTCTTCTACCCAGTGTCCAGGACGGAGTTTGCGGCGGATTCTTTAGATTCGAGGACCTTAATCCTGATTCCTATGCAAACTGTTAACTTGGGTCAAActgctgaaatttatttttatagaatTTGGTAATCCCCTTCAGCGTCTTGCTTTATTAATTACTTAAACATTATGGTAAGCAATATACGATTCATTCCTGTCAACATCAAAATTATTGTCTTTGATTATTTATCGACACTATTGTTCCCGTATCAGTTCGAtgaatttagttttttacgaGTTGGAGTTGACCCCCCACCCCCACTCTTTGCGGCTTCATTTTCgtttcataaaaataaaaattagtagTTTAAgcggaaaaattaagaaaagttGATGGACTCTGTATTCAACCTTTTCTGAATACCGTTGTTAATTACCTAGCTCTCATTAACTCCATTCCACTCATGTGGAATTTTGCATCAATTCTACTGGTACACATTGCGATTGTTTACGTTTAATAGTTTAGgagatttttgtaaaaaaatagtgaGTAgtctaaaatcaaatttttcagatGGAAAAAAATGCGTTTAGAAcagaaatttctttattaaatttacaaaatcatgTATGTAATATTTTCCAACTTCATAAAACtcccttaaaaattaaaaaaaaaaaaatcttaccccgggtattgaacagctggctcacggTACCGTAGCACAAGGCACAAGGCACAAGGCTCCAaccactggcgcaactgttccccttagatTAGCGAAtttttggtcattataaatgcgtattttatcagtttagtctGTAATGTACAAAAtatggttattctcactacgcactcttctctcttcttcctttccaAGGTAATCTCCCTATGCAAAGTCAATCAAGATAGATttgccctgtcttgattgactgtatgtgcgaaTTACAAGTAATCCGCTAAgtaatgaggaaaacaaacaatagttataTGGATCTGTTAAAACTTGCacagaaaaaatcaattgcgTTTAGAACAGGAATCtctgtttattaaatttacaaaatcatgtatttattattttcaaactctAAATAActctcttaaaaaataaaattaaaaagttgtCCCGAGGATCGAACAGCTGACTTACGGTTCCGTAGCACATGGCTTCCACTTTTCGGCCAACTGTTCCTATTATTTATACGAATTTTTGGTAATATATGCGCATTTTACGGCATTTCATCAGTTTCGTCCATTAtgtaaataataatgttaTTCTCACTAcgtactcttctctcttcttccttgcccaggtAATCTCTAGGAAAGGTCAATCAACATGGACTTTCCCTGTCTTAATTTACTGTATGTTCAAATTTTAGCTAGTAAACCGCTACGTAGGCctaatgaggaaaaaaaaacgatagtTAAATGGATGTGTTTAATcttaaacagaaaaaaatgcgCTTAGAACaggacgctctgtttattaaatttacaaaatcatgtatatattatttttcaactctTAATaacttcataaaaaaataaaataaataagatgtCACCGAGGATCGAACAGCTGACTTACGGTTCCGTAGCACCTGGCTTCCACTTTTCGGCCAActgttcttattatttttacgatttttggTAATTTATGCGTATTTTGTGACGTCCTAcgtacatgatatgttaatacTCACTACGCACTCTTATCTCTTGTGCCTTGCCTATGCAAAGTAAATCAAGATGGACTTggcctgtcttgattgactgtatgtgcgaaTTACAGCAAGTAATCCGCTAAATACTGGGAAAAccaaacaatagttaaatcaCTTAAATGGACCTGTTAAAACTcgcacagaaaaataaattgcgtTTAGGAcagaaatttctttattaaatttacaaaatccatatataataaaagaacaagcttttgggggaggagcctgtgtctgtcacggacattttggggggaggagcctgtgtctgtgtcaacacaggctcctcccccaaaatggaacatgcccaaacatgccaatCACCActagatgtcgtcgccgtgatgacgcaatctttgatgacgtaacaaccagcatcaccaccagatgtctcgccgtgatgacgaaatcttcaagtaaggtactgggcagatttctcaCGATAAATTCTTTTACGGGCAGATcgtgctacagaaaagcgaatagcaaaagagtccagctttacgctagaccaaagttccccggatttgaacggggctcaggttactcgtccgCTATataatgaggaaaacaaacaatagtaaAATCACTTAAATATGGATCTGTTAAAACtctcacagaaaaaaaattgcgtttagaacaggaatttttttattaaacttacaaaattatgtataagatagaaaagcaagcttatcagctcgccgaatggatagtcgtaagccagttgaaaactgtcttaaatgacaaattcggagcctatttttatttttaaaaaaatttttcgcgaaattttgacttgtctgagtcatggctaaAAATCAATcggtcaaaacaatattttattctTAAGTCGCAGTTATTTGTATTAACGAAAGTTGACGAttacatttataaaaaaaatgcatgATTTATCATGCACTACAGTGCATCCGGGTACAGGCAATAAAACAAACATCCATCATCAATAATGCCTTGTAATTTCCAAATTTCCATCAGAAGTTGATGCGGGATACTCTGAAATGCAAGCCTAGCAAGAGttggaaatgaatcaaaaggaTAGGGTGGAATACGAAAATTTAGAGGAATACCAAGTTCCAGCATCCATCTCTCTTTAGCTGCGTCTAGGACAGGTTTTTGAAATTCGTTTACAGTTGTCTCCAGCCATAATAAGtactatttttcttcttttcgctccttttcttcttcttccatttcaatCTGCATTTCTTGATCCTGATTCACCAATTCGATATCCACTTCGTTTTGCAAATCTTCGATGGTAGAAGAAATCCAATCCTCGTACATCATTTCATCCAGATCCATTGTTTGAAGCATTCGGTCTTAATTGCGGAGGTTCAATTGACATCAAACAATGCTTTTAAAATCACCTCGAGTCGAACGCCCTTATATAACCTCGTATTCACACTTCCCTTTCGCAATTGCAATCCTGTGGGATTTTTAATTCACAGTTCAAtgtccttgcaagttatttacgtttagtttgctcaactcatattttccaatttttacacataaagttcaataattgaatttaaaaataaccatcttttagtcaaataactgcaaaacttaAATCTTCATCTTAAATCTTCAtatggttgttgcgtcatggttgcgtCATagcggcgatgctatggacatctggtggatGGTTATTTGCAAACCATTGATCTTGTGTAGCCTGACACAACATATTTAGCCGTCTTTCTTCCATCTTCCTAGCAAATAACCCATCACCAGTCGAAATTTTCAATGCTCTTTGATAGTCAAATGGCAAGACGGCCAAATCTCTAATGTGTCTTACCCttgaaagagcgacgaaagTCAGGCCGGCGGTTTCTTTGGGACCGATGTCTACAACAGTTTTGCCTA
It includes:
- the LOC124342836 gene encoding uncharacterized protein LOC124342836 — its product is MTASGSGSVDLPTDLLKDKRVERIYLGCQVNASPKLGLTIAPSTFEFTRYNTTVFGILNCDLAGQTDMQYLNDFLILNTLRIDDCDKMEAIESLPTSTLPALKEMIVVNCTGLENVTFPDLTPARLELLQLEGNGLTDAAVNSILVSVASSSSSSSLQKLVLSNEYTMTKVPRIASFSKLALYDVSFNAIPFMSQSNLIFNAPVNLVGLKNIGLPARDRRRGFLG